The sequence CTGATTATATCAGTCTTCAGGATGTAACATTATCATACCAGTTATCTGATGATTTTACAAAGCAGATCGGTTTATCAGCATTAAAAATCTATGCTACCGGAAACAACCTGTATCTATGGTCCAAGAGAAAAGGATATGATCCGAGGGCCTCATTAACAGGAGTTTCTGACGCTTACAAATACTCTTTATTATCCAGTGTTTCACTAGGTTTTAAACTAACATTTTAAAAGAAATTATGAAAACAATAAAATACTTTATATCAGCATTAGCCGTAACCCTCATTACGACGGGCTGTGCTAATGATCTTAATACTTTACCGGAGGGCGATATTTCCGGTGAGCAATTGAATGAGGATCAGTCAAAGCCTGAAAAGATTCTTGGCGGAATCTATCTTGACCTTCGCAGTAATGGTGCAGGGGGAAACATTGGGTCTCACTCAGACTTCGGAATCATGGGAATAAAAGCAGGTGCAGATTTAATGTCAAATGACGTGATACAGGCAAAAAATCAGCATTTGGGAATGTTTTATAATTATGAAGCTACCAATGCCAGTAATTTGGCTTCAGAAATTGTATGGACCACTTTTTATGCAAGAATATTCATTATCAATAAACTTCTTAGTGATTTAAAAGCAGATGCAAGTCCTAAAAATCAAGCGATTAAAGGACAACTGCTTGCGTTAAGAGCTTATTCTTACTTTCATCTGATCCGTTTTTATGCCAATGATTATAAAGGGCATCAGTCTGATCCGGGGCTTCCATTGGTACTTACCACGGATAATCCCAGCCAGGGACGTCCAAGATCAACGGTAGAACAAGTATATTCACAGATTGGTCAGGATATTGAAGAATCTATTGTTCTTTTGGAGAGCTTTGCCCGTCCATCCAGAGCCCAGATTGATCAGAGAACAGCTAAAGCTATTGCTGCCGATATATTCCTTCAAATTGGAGATTACGCCAAAGCCGTAAAATATGCCGCAGATGGTAAACAAGGGATTGCCCTGATGACAGAAAACGATTATACTACTACCGGGTTTTCCAATATCAGCAATTCTGAGGTAATCTGGGGATTCCATAATACAATTTCTACCATGAGTATCGGAAATTATTATGCTTCTTTCTTCTCTATGTTTGATAATACCAATGAAGGATATGCAGGAGCTGCCCAGATTTATAAGCTTATTGACAAACGTTTGTACGATGCTATTCCGGATACTGATTACCGTAAAAAAGTATTCAATGGAAGCCAGCCTGCCAAGTATACCTTTAACGGAAAGACTAAAAACTATCCTGCCTATGTAAGCTGGAAATTTAAAGATCCAAGCATGTTTGAAGGTGATTATATCTACATCAGAGCCTCTTCTTTATATTATATTGAGGCGGAAGCTCTTGCAAGGCAAGGAAGAGAAGCGGAAGCAAAGCAAGTATTATTTGAAATTGCATCCAAAAGAGACAAAGCCTATACGCTGTCTATCAAAACAGGAGCCGATCTGATTAATGAAATTATCCTTCAAAAAAGAATTGAACTTTGGGGTGAAGGCTACGCCTGGTTTGATATGAAGAGATTGAATACTCCTTTAGAAAGAATATATACAGGAACCAACCATACTTTTGGAAGATTTAACCTCACACCGGATAAATTTAAATTCCAAATCCCGAATAAAGAGATTAATAATAACCCTCAAATCAAACAAAATGACTAGATAAGGAACAAAACAATTTTAATATATTTCAAGTAAGACACCATTTTCAGTAAATGGTGTCTTTTTATTATAAAGCTTCATAATACCCTATAAACAGATCTCTTAGACAAGAGACTAAAATTATAAGAGTGTTCAAAAATTTACATTGATTTAAAAACAAAAAAATAGCACCACTAATATTAACGATGCTATTCATACAAGTTGATAATCAATAGAAATAAATCTTTTCTTCTTATTTATTTTTGTTAATTTCTTATACTTTTTGGTTCAGTTATTCTATCTTTTGCTGCTTATTTTCCATGACAAGATCTTTGACACCTCTGATCTTTGACTGTAATTATAATAAATCTTATATCATAAAAATATAAACATTTGTTTAATGGATTTATGGTTTCAATCATCATCCTTATCAAGGTAACGGCTAATATCTCTAAAAATTATGTAAACAGGAATGAATATTTTAATAAATTTAAAATAAAAACAATGAAACAACTTTTGGTATCAATAGCCATCGCAATGGTATTTACTTCTTTTCATTCCTATACCATATATGAATTGAGAAATATTTTACAAACAGATCCGCCTCCCAAAGATAAAGATCAATGGAGAACAAACACCCCAAATCAGT is a genomic window of Chryseobacterium nakagawai containing:
- a CDS encoding RagB/SusD family nutrient uptake outer membrane protein, with translation MKTIKYFISALAVTLITTGCANDLNTLPEGDISGEQLNEDQSKPEKILGGIYLDLRSNGAGGNIGSHSDFGIMGIKAGADLMSNDVIQAKNQHLGMFYNYEATNASNLASEIVWTTFYARIFIINKLLSDLKADASPKNQAIKGQLLALRAYSYFHLIRFYANDYKGHQSDPGLPLVLTTDNPSQGRPRSTVEQVYSQIGQDIEESIVLLESFARPSRAQIDQRTAKAIAADIFLQIGDYAKAVKYAADGKQGIALMTENDYTTTGFSNISNSEVIWGFHNTISTMSIGNYYASFFSMFDNTNEGYAGAAQIYKLIDKRLYDAIPDTDYRKKVFNGSQPAKYTFNGKTKNYPAYVSWKFKDPSMFEGDYIYIRASSLYYIEAEALARQGREAEAKQVLFEIASKRDKAYTLSIKTGADLINEIILQKRIELWGEGYAWFDMKRLNTPLERIYTGTNHTFGRFNLTPDKFKFQIPNKEINNNPQIKQND